In Streptomyces sp. NBC_01707, a genomic segment contains:
- a CDS encoding ATP-binding protein: protein MTAAIEAAAPSLGFRPTLRVDGSIDAEVPSAVSGPLIAVLEEALSNTARHAAARNVDVHVEAAAGMVTLTVTDDGVGVPPGAARSGLHNMQERALALGGVFRQDTPPGGGTRIVWRVPLSGTETDG, encoded by the coding sequence GTGACCGCGGCCATCGAGGCCGCGGCGCCCTCGCTGGGCTTCAGACCCACACTGCGGGTGGACGGTTCCATCGACGCCGAGGTGCCATCAGCGGTGTCCGGCCCTCTCATCGCGGTCCTGGAGGAAGCGCTGAGCAACACCGCCCGTCATGCCGCCGCTCGCAACGTCGACGTGCACGTCGAGGCGGCCGCAGGCATGGTGACACTGACCGTCACCGACGACGGCGTGGGCGTCCCGCCAGGAGCTGCGCGAAGTGGACTGCACAACATGCAAGAGCGAGCCCTCGCACTGGGAGGTGTGTTCCGTCAGGACACCCCGCCCGGGGGAGGAACCAGGATCGTCTGGCGGGTGCCTCTGTCCGGCACGGAAACGGACGGCTGA
- a CDS encoding alpha/beta hydrolase, whose translation MADKPAIVLVHGFWGGAAHWGRVITELHRRGFNSLHAVEIPLTSLVDDAARTRKMVQRIEGPVVLVGHSYGGAVITEAGDLSNVAGLVYIAAFAPDAGESAGRISEETPSAGMANLASDSDGYLWIKQDKFHESFAQDLPPDEALVMAVTQKAPLASTFGDTVTTPAWRAKPSWYQVSTADRMIHPDNERRMAQRMNPRRIVELDASHASLASRPGAVTDLIQEAAGV comes from the coding sequence ATGGCCGACAAGCCCGCCATCGTTCTGGTCCACGGCTTCTGGGGTGGCGCCGCCCACTGGGGCAGGGTCATCACCGAGCTGCACAGGCGGGGCTTCAACTCCCTGCACGCGGTGGAGATCCCGCTGACCTCGCTGGTCGACGACGCCGCACGCACGCGCAAGATGGTCCAGCGGATCGAGGGACCGGTGGTGCTGGTGGGTCACTCCTACGGCGGAGCGGTCATCACGGAGGCCGGGGACCTGTCCAACGTGGCTGGGCTGGTCTACATCGCCGCATTCGCCCCGGACGCGGGGGAGAGCGCCGGTCGGATCAGCGAGGAGACGCCTTCGGCCGGGATGGCCAACCTGGCCTCGGATTCCGACGGCTATCTCTGGATCAAGCAGGACAAGTTCCACGAGAGCTTCGCCCAGGATCTGCCGCCCGACGAGGCGCTGGTCATGGCGGTGACCCAGAAGGCGCCGCTCGCATCGACATTCGGCGACACCGTCACCACCCCGGCCTGGCGCGCAAAGCCTTCCTGGTACCAGGTCTCCACCGCGGACCGCATGATCCACCCGGACAACGAACGTCGCATGGCGCAGCGCATGAACCCGCGCAGGATCGTGGAACTGGACGCAAGCCATGCTTCTCTGGCCTCCCGTCCCGGCGCGGTCACCGACCTGATCCAGGAAGCGGCCGGCGTCTGA
- a CDS encoding electron transfer flavoprotein subunit beta/FixA family protein produces the protein MSLRIVVCVKYVPDATGDRHFADDLTLDREDVDGLLSELDEYAVEQALQIADAADDAEITVLTVGPEDAKDALRKALSMGADKAVHVEDDDLHGSDVIGTSLVLAKAIEKTGYDLVVCGMASTDGTMGVLPAVLAERLGVPQVTLLSEVRVEGGTVTGRRDGDSASEQLQASLPAVVSVTDQSGEARYPSFKGIMAAKKKPVESLDLEDLEIDADEVGLAGAWTAVDSAAQRPARTAGTIVKDEGEGGKQLAEFLAGQKFI, from the coding sequence GTGAGCTTGAGGATCGTTGTCTGTGTGAAGTACGTGCCCGATGCGACGGGTGACCGGCATTTCGCGGATGATCTGACGCTGGACCGTGAGGATGTCGACGGTCTGTTGTCGGAGCTGGACGAGTATGCGGTGGAGCAGGCGTTGCAGATCGCGGACGCGGCGGATGATGCGGAGATCACCGTGTTGACGGTGGGTCCGGAGGATGCCAAGGACGCGTTGCGTAAGGCGTTGTCGATGGGTGCGGACAAGGCTGTTCATGTCGAGGACGACGATCTGCACGGTTCGGATGTGATCGGTACGTCGTTGGTGCTGGCGAAGGCGATCGAGAAGACGGGTTACGACCTGGTCGTGTGCGGGATGGCGTCGACGGACGGGACGATGGGTGTGTTGCCGGCGGTGCTGGCGGAGCGTCTGGGTGTGCCGCAGGTGACGTTGTTGTCCGAGGTGCGGGTCGAGGGTGGCACGGTGACCGGGCGTCGTGACGGTGACAGTGCGTCGGAGCAGTTGCAGGCGTCGTTGCCGGCGGTGGTGTCGGTGACGGACCAGTCGGGTGAGGCGCGTTACCCGTCGTTCAAGGGGATCATGGCGGCGAAGAAGAAGCCGGTCGAGTCTTTGGATCTGGAGGATCTGGAGATCGATGCGGACGAGGTCGGTCTGGCGGGTGCGTGGACCGCGGTGGATTCCGCGGCGCAGCGTCCGGCTCGTACGGCGGGCACGATCGTCAAGGACGAGGGTGAGGGCGGCAAGCAGCTCGCCGAGTTCCTCGCGGGTCAGAAGTTCATCTAG
- a CDS encoding CaiB/BaiF CoA transferase family protein, whose product MSPLPLEGITVVSLEQAVAAPFATRQLADLGARVIKVERPRTGDFARGYDESVHGQSSYFVWLNRSKESLTLDIKTPAGRDVLERLLAGADVFVQNLAPGAAGRLGLGAAELSERYPSIVVCDISGYGNTGPWADRKAYDLLVQCETGVVSLTGSPEEPAKAGISIADIAAGMYAYSGILTALYERRTTGRARSVEVSLFEALSEWMGSPAYYTAYSGTQPARVGAQHATIAPYGPYGAADGRTVLLAIQNEREWVSFCEVFLGDASLATDPRFHRNSARVARRDELNAIVAARFATLDAADAVKLLDDAKVANARLNSVEEYWNHPVLSGRDRWRDVSTPGGAIKALLPPATLSGLDPRMDSVPAVGEHTDSVLRGLGYDGTAIAALRADGAV is encoded by the coding sequence ATGAGCCCGCTTCCCCTCGAAGGAATCACAGTCGTCAGCCTGGAGCAGGCCGTCGCAGCGCCCTTCGCCACCCGTCAGCTCGCCGACCTGGGGGCCAGAGTCATCAAGGTCGAACGCCCGCGTACCGGTGACTTCGCCCGGGGCTACGACGAGTCCGTGCACGGCCAGTCGAGCTACTTCGTCTGGCTCAACCGGTCGAAGGAGTCGCTGACACTCGACATCAAGACGCCCGCAGGCCGTGACGTCCTGGAGCGGCTGCTCGCCGGTGCCGACGTCTTCGTGCAGAACCTTGCCCCGGGCGCTGCCGGCCGACTCGGACTGGGAGCGGCTGAGTTGAGTGAGCGTTACCCCTCCATCGTCGTCTGTGACATCTCCGGATACGGCAACACAGGCCCGTGGGCGGACCGCAAGGCGTACGACCTGCTGGTGCAGTGCGAGACGGGTGTGGTGTCGCTGACCGGTTCACCCGAAGAGCCCGCCAAGGCGGGCATCTCGATCGCTGACATCGCAGCGGGCATGTACGCGTACTCAGGCATCCTCACCGCACTGTACGAACGGCGGACGACGGGCCGGGCCCGCTCCGTGGAGGTGTCGCTCTTCGAGGCGCTCTCGGAGTGGATGGGCTCCCCTGCGTACTACACGGCGTACTCGGGCACGCAACCCGCACGCGTCGGCGCCCAGCACGCGACGATCGCCCCGTACGGACCGTACGGTGCAGCGGACGGCAGGACCGTGCTGCTCGCCATCCAGAACGAACGCGAATGGGTGTCCTTCTGCGAGGTCTTCCTCGGCGACGCCTCCCTCGCCACCGACCCGCGGTTCCACCGGAACTCGGCCCGGGTGGCCCGCCGTGACGAACTCAACGCCATCGTCGCCGCTCGCTTCGCGACGCTGGACGCTGCCGACGCGGTGAAGCTCCTGGACGACGCGAAGGTCGCCAACGCGCGGCTCAATTCGGTCGAGGAGTACTGGAATCACCCGGTCCTGTCCGGCCGTGACCGCTGGCGGGACGTGTCGACTCCGGGGGGCGCGATCAAGGCCCTGCTGCCGCCCGCCACCCTTAGTGGGCTGGACCCCCGCATGGACTCTGTTCCCGCCGTGGGCGAGCACACGGACAGCGTGCTGCGCGGGCTCGGCTACGACGGCACCGCCATCGCCGCCCTGCGCGCTGACGGCGCGGTCTGA
- a CDS encoding electron transfer flavoprotein subunit alpha/FixB family protein — MAEVLVFVDHVDGAVRKPTLELLTLARRVGEPVAVALGAGAGATAAVLAEHGAVKVLTVDAAEFADYLVVPKVDALQAAVEAVSPVAVLVPSSAEGKEIAARLAVRIGSGIITDAVDLEAGEQGPVATQSAFAASFTTKSRVSRGVPVITVKPNSAPVEAAAAAGAVESLAVSFSAQATGTKVLSRTPRESTGRPELTEAAIVVSGGRGVNGAENFAIIEALADSLGAAVGASRAAVDAGWYPHSNQVGQTGKSVSPQLYIASGISGAIQHRAGMQTSKTIVAINKDSEAPIFDLVDYGVVGDLFQVVPQLTDEVNTRKG, encoded by the coding sequence ATGGCTGAAGTTCTCGTCTTTGTCGATCACGTGGACGGTGCTGTCCGCAAGCCCACTCTGGAGCTTTTGACGCTGGCGCGTCGGGTCGGTGAGCCGGTTGCGGTCGCGTTGGGCGCGGGTGCCGGGGCCACCGCTGCGGTGCTCGCCGAGCATGGTGCGGTCAAGGTCCTCACCGTGGATGCCGCCGAGTTCGCGGATTATCTGGTCGTGCCGAAGGTGGATGCGCTGCAGGCTGCGGTCGAGGCGGTGTCCCCGGTCGCGGTGCTGGTTCCGTCCTCTGCCGAGGGCAAGGAGATCGCGGCCCGTCTCGCGGTCCGGATCGGTTCCGGGATCATCACGGACGCGGTGGATCTGGAGGCCGGTGAGCAGGGGCCGGTCGCGACGCAGTCGGCGTTCGCGGCGTCGTTCACCACGAAGTCCCGTGTCTCGCGGGGTGTCCCGGTGATCACGGTGAAGCCGAACTCGGCGCCGGTCGAGGCGGCTGCGGCCGCGGGTGCGGTGGAGTCCCTGGCGGTCAGTTTCTCGGCGCAGGCCACGGGCACGAAGGTGCTGTCGCGGACGCCGCGTGAGTCGACCGGGCGTCCGGAGCTGACCGAGGCGGCGATCGTGGTCTCCGGTGGCCGTGGTGTCAACGGTGCGGAGAACTTCGCGATCATCGAGGCGCTCGCCGACTCGCTGGGTGCGGCGGTCGGTGCCTCGCGTGCCGCGGTCGACGCCGGCTGGTACCCGCACTCCAACCAGGTCGGCCAGACCGGCAAGTCGGTGTCCCCGCAGCTGTACATCGCGTCCGGTATCTCGGGTGCGATCCAGCACCGGGCCGGGATGCAGACCTCGAAGACCATCGTCGCGATCAACAAGGACTCCGAGGCCCCGATCTTCGACCTCGTCGACTACGGCGTCGTCGGCGACCTCTTCCAGGTCGTCCCCCAACTCACCGACGAGGTCAACACCCGCAAGGGCTGA
- a CDS encoding Crp/Fnr family transcriptional regulator produces the protein MTSPTMRSLGPEHRDRLMHFATEVSFPEGTRIFEEGQSADHFWIVRTGTVTLDFCVPGRPPAVIESLGHGELIGWSWLFSPYVWQLGAEAMTLVRAYELDAAQVRQECQADPELATAVALWVARVVAHRLQSTRARLLDLYAPHGSGLTNST, from the coding sequence ATGACCTCTCCGACCATGCGGTCGCTCGGTCCCGAGCACCGCGACCGGCTCATGCACTTCGCCACGGAAGTGTCGTTCCCCGAAGGGACACGCATCTTTGAGGAAGGACAGAGCGCCGACCACTTCTGGATCGTGCGGACCGGCACGGTCACTCTCGACTTCTGTGTGCCGGGACGCCCCCCGGCGGTCATCGAGTCCCTCGGTCATGGTGAACTCATCGGCTGGTCCTGGTTGTTCAGCCCATATGTGTGGCAGCTGGGAGCAGAGGCGATGACCCTGGTACGCGCGTACGAGCTGGACGCGGCTCAGGTACGCCAGGAGTGCCAGGCGGATCCCGAGCTGGCCACCGCCGTGGCTCTGTGGGTCGCCCGGGTGGTGGCCCACCGGTTGCAGTCCACCCGGGCCCGGCTGCTCGACCTGTACGCCCCGCACGGAAGCGGGCTGACCAACAGCACCTGA
- a CDS encoding pyridoxamine 5'-phosphate oxidase family protein produces MSEEEPRGPSPEERATTPGDVGRRIAARREELGLTRQEVADRSGSAATYIQYLEEQPAMPSMSFMLRLANALDTTVSELTGSSMDLPPGTGRAGRHSRLIELSADECRALLSTHGVGRISVSTTDGPTVVPVNYVVVDSLLAFRTAAGATPAGAAGHVVAFEVDHIDDALSQGWSVLAIGTASTVDDPNVVQHLNEVAYTAPWADGPRDLWLTIAPTRLTGRRVQVCQSPTPPSPSG; encoded by the coding sequence ATGTCGGAGGAAGAACCCCGGGGCCCCTCGCCCGAGGAACGCGCGACGACGCCGGGTGACGTGGGCAGACGCATTGCGGCACGTCGCGAAGAGCTGGGGCTGACCAGGCAGGAGGTGGCCGACAGGTCCGGTTCGGCCGCCACCTACATTCAGTACCTCGAGGAACAGCCGGCCATGCCCAGCATGAGTTTCATGCTGCGGCTGGCCAATGCTCTGGACACGACCGTTTCCGAGCTCACCGGCAGCAGCATGGATCTTCCGCCCGGTACCGGCCGTGCGGGTCGCCACTCGCGACTCATCGAGCTGAGCGCTGACGAGTGCCGTGCGCTGCTGTCCACCCACGGGGTGGGGCGAATCTCTGTCTCCACGACGGACGGGCCGACCGTTGTCCCGGTGAACTACGTGGTCGTCGACAGCCTTCTGGCCTTCCGGACGGCAGCCGGTGCCACGCCTGCCGGCGCGGCGGGCCACGTGGTCGCCTTCGAGGTCGACCACATCGACGACGCGCTGAGTCAGGGGTGGAGTGTTCTGGCCATCGGCACGGCGTCGACGGTGGACGACCCGAACGTCGTACAGCACCTGAACGAGGTGGCGTACACGGCCCCGTGGGCGGACGGACCGCGCGACCTGTGGCTGACCATCGCCCCCACTCGGCTCACCGGTCGGCGCGTCCAGGTATGTCAGAGCCCCACCCCGCCTTCGCCTTCCGGCTGA
- a CDS encoding universal stress protein codes for MTSNASGPPRHGVVVVGTDGSAAAGSALLWAAAEAARRESPLRIVHGTDTENRAAHLSVETLDRIGKAGRELLERAAAEVTRHYPGVEVTTELSRSKPAAGLRSAAGTDGTIVVGSRGLGGFSALLLGSVGLQVAAEGEVPVVVVRDDGQRARAGVVLAALGGAADLECVRHAARAAELRKASLRMLSVWNVFQYVGLVTPLMDDVDEIAHRRSSEISTVADRIREEFPGLAVTTDVEKGNSTAGVLVEASRDADLLVMAGGRGPRLFGPSLARVTHAVLHHAHCPVLLVPRARGAAEPEQEKS; via the coding sequence ATGACGAGCAATGCTTCCGGCCCTCCGCGACACGGGGTGGTCGTGGTCGGCACCGATGGTTCGGCCGCTGCCGGTTCCGCACTCCTGTGGGCGGCCGCTGAAGCGGCGCGAAGAGAAAGCCCGCTGCGTATCGTCCACGGCACGGACACCGAGAACCGGGCCGCGCACCTGTCCGTCGAGACACTGGACCGGATCGGGAAGGCGGGACGGGAGCTGCTGGAGAGGGCGGCAGCCGAAGTCACCCGGCACTACCCCGGTGTCGAGGTCACGACCGAACTCAGCCGGAGCAAGCCGGCGGCCGGTCTGCGCTCGGCAGCCGGAACGGATGGCACCATCGTTGTCGGCAGCCGCGGACTGGGCGGGTTCTCCGCATTGCTGCTCGGCTCGGTCGGACTGCAGGTGGCAGCGGAGGGCGAGGTGCCCGTCGTCGTGGTCCGCGACGACGGGCAACGCGCACGGGCGGGTGTCGTACTGGCCGCCCTGGGCGGCGCAGCGGACCTGGAATGTGTCCGCCATGCGGCACGGGCCGCCGAACTGCGCAAAGCCTCCCTGCGCATGCTGAGCGTCTGGAACGTATTCCAGTACGTAGGCCTCGTCACTCCTCTGATGGATGACGTCGACGAGATCGCCCATCGGCGCTCCAGCGAGATCTCGACGGTCGCCGACCGGATCCGGGAGGAGTTCCCCGGCCTGGCCGTGACGACGGATGTGGAGAAGGGCAACTCGACGGCCGGTGTGCTGGTCGAGGCATCACGCGACGCGGACCTGCTGGTCATGGCCGGCGGGCGGGGTCCCCGCCTCTTCGGGCCGTCGCTGGCACGGGTCACCCATGCCGTGCTCCACCATGCCCACTGCCCGGTCCTGCTCGTCCCGCGTGCCCGTGGGGCCGCAGAACCGGAACAGGAGAAGTCATGA
- a CDS encoding S8 family serine peptidase, protein MTRASARRRSRLLAAGLSLVLLPAGQAVAAGTTGTASDTDRAASTVHAPTTARTVTLITGDQVTVTDLGAGQKSVAVERPEGATGAVRSEISDGRITVIPDEARPYLQAGVLDAELFDVTALLEQGLGDPSSDGLPLIVTYTKNARSATTPHGARQVRGLPSVGGAALEASTSGEFWRSVAPDVTSKARGAAPGSVRLAGGVEKIWLDARVDAAMETSNAQIGTPAAWEAGLTGKGVKVAVLDTGVDLTHPDLKDRVSETKSFIEGQEVADRNGHGTHVSSTVGGSGAASDGKEKGVAPDSTLAVGKVLSDQGSGTESQIIAGMEWAAKDVHARIVSMSLGSSEGSDGTDPMAQAVNTLSKDTGALFVIAAGNAGGPGTIGSPGAADSALTIGAVDSADKRAYFSSQGPRLGDNALKPDLSAPGVNILAARSQLVTGSGPYTSMSGTSMATPHVAGVAALLAQKHPDWTGQQLKDGLMSTSKQIDGTSYEVGAGRVDVPAAVSAQITATGSADLGFVSWPYEGNKPVTRTLTYSNSSDRPVTLGLSAEGAPAGVVALADSTLTVPAHGTAQTTVTGDGTAAAVGVTSGRIVARDGDTVVAHTAFGLNKEEERYTLTVHVKDRDGAATAANLAVQKLAQGADPFPAAVNDSGTLQLRLQPGTYTLSSFLDVHGSKGKDSLGLGFLAEPEVTLDRDREVTLDGRTLREIRAQVDQRTETRQLNMKFNRSANGASYTGAVLVPLKYDSIFAAPTRKPATGTFEYRTVWRLGKPRLDVEAGGTRLGEAVVQSGSDLFTGRKRMSLVDAGTGSTADYAGKDVTGKAVVVRRTAAITPAELAQNAQDAGAKALFVTDEAPGRLSATFSGADGATRPLYIATVNAADGARLVETARLHRSVELTGTENTPYVYDLTKGYPGAIPTDLTYRPGKSELAVVDNKFHATKAADGGEFRYSITDTFPIGIGFQEKIKFPVERTDYISAGPDNGWHVSMSNGPGAIEQRTGVVHHRGGTRSATDWFKPVWHPWLGTGLGWGQQRLGNNLRFNTPGWGDSGPDHTGFGDVWNETSMTQFTEVYVDGVRVDRKTSSGAYARNVKPTEQDFKVVTDTTLDPDVWRLATKGHSEWTFKSSATPTDHWTFLPMLNLGFDVDTDLHGDVRAGRRLDLGIFSEYVKGAPDTGRITGSTLEVSFDDGATWKSVELDGVRGKSATWAGSVRVPNDAQYMSVRSSASDDKGGSVKQEIIRAVGVRK, encoded by the coding sequence ATGACCAGAGCATCCGCGAGGCGGAGGTCTCGGCTGCTGGCAGCCGGGCTGTCGCTCGTACTGCTGCCGGCCGGGCAGGCCGTCGCAGCCGGGACAACGGGGACGGCGTCGGACACCGATCGTGCCGCGTCGACCGTGCACGCACCCACCACCGCGCGAACCGTCACCCTCATCACCGGTGACCAGGTGACCGTGACCGACCTCGGAGCCGGGCAGAAGTCGGTCGCCGTCGAGCGGCCCGAAGGCGCTACCGGAGCGGTCCGAAGCGAGATTTCCGACGGCCGGATCACTGTCATACCCGACGAGGCCAGGCCCTACCTCCAGGCGGGCGTCCTCGACGCCGAGCTCTTCGACGTCACCGCTCTGCTCGAGCAGGGGCTGGGTGACCCGTCCTCCGACGGGCTGCCGCTCATCGTGACGTACACGAAGAACGCCCGGAGCGCGACGACGCCCCACGGGGCCCGCCAGGTCCGTGGACTGCCGAGCGTGGGCGGTGCGGCGCTGGAGGCCTCGACGTCCGGTGAGTTCTGGCGTTCGGTCGCGCCGGACGTCACTTCCAAGGCGCGCGGCGCGGCTCCGGGCAGCGTGCGCCTGGCGGGCGGCGTCGAGAAGATCTGGCTGGACGCCCGGGTCGACGCCGCCATGGAGACCAGCAACGCCCAGATCGGCACCCCCGCGGCCTGGGAGGCGGGGCTGACCGGAAAGGGCGTCAAGGTCGCCGTCCTCGATACCGGTGTGGATCTGACCCACCCCGATCTCAAGGACCGGGTGAGCGAGACCAAGAGCTTCATCGAGGGCCAGGAGGTCGCCGACCGGAACGGGCACGGCACGCACGTCTCCTCCACCGTCGGCGGCAGCGGTGCGGCGTCCGACGGCAAGGAGAAGGGCGTCGCGCCGGACAGCACGCTCGCCGTCGGCAAGGTCCTCAGCGACCAGGGGTCCGGCACCGAGTCGCAGATCATCGCCGGGATGGAGTGGGCGGCCAAGGACGTCCACGCCAGAATCGTCTCGATGAGCCTCGGCTCGTCGGAGGGCAGCGACGGCACCGACCCGATGGCCCAGGCGGTGAACACCCTCTCCAAGGACACGGGCGCCCTGTTCGTGATCGCCGCGGGCAACGCGGGCGGCCCCGGCACCATCGGCTCCCCCGGCGCCGCCGACTCCGCACTCACGATCGGCGCGGTCGACTCCGCCGACAAGCGTGCGTACTTCTCCAGCCAGGGTCCGCGCCTCGGCGACAACGCGCTCAAGCCCGACCTGTCGGCGCCGGGCGTGAACATCCTCGCGGCCCGCTCTCAACTCGTCACGGGCAGCGGCCCGTACACGTCGATGAGCGGTACGTCGATGGCGACCCCGCATGTCGCGGGCGTGGCGGCGCTGCTCGCCCAGAAGCATCCGGACTGGACGGGGCAGCAGCTCAAGGACGGCCTGATGAGCACGTCCAAGCAGATCGACGGCACGTCGTACGAGGTGGGCGCGGGCCGCGTCGACGTCCCGGCCGCCGTCTCCGCGCAGATCACCGCGACCGGCAGCGCAGACCTGGGCTTCGTCAGCTGGCCGTACGAGGGGAACAAGCCGGTCACCAGGACGCTGACGTACAGCAACTCCTCGGACCGGCCGGTCACCCTGGGGCTGTCCGCAGAGGGCGCTCCCGCCGGTGTGGTCGCCCTCGCCGACTCCACCCTCACCGTGCCCGCGCACGGCACCGCGCAGACCACGGTCACCGGTGACGGCACCGCAGCAGCCGTCGGCGTCACATCGGGCCGGATCGTCGCCAGGGACGGTGACACGGTCGTCGCGCACACGGCCTTCGGTCTGAACAAGGAGGAGGAGCGCTACACCCTCACCGTCCACGTCAAGGACCGCGACGGCGCGGCCACCGCCGCCAACCTGGCCGTGCAGAAGCTGGCTCAGGGCGCGGATCCCTTCCCTGCCGCGGTCAACGACTCCGGCACGCTGCAGCTGCGCCTGCAGCCCGGCACATACACCCTGTCCAGCTTCCTCGACGTACACGGCAGCAAGGGCAAGGACTCGCTGGGTCTCGGTTTTCTCGCCGAGCCCGAGGTCACCTTGGACCGCGACCGTGAAGTCACCCTCGACGGGCGGACGTTGCGCGAGATCCGGGCTCAGGTGGATCAGCGGACTGAGACCCGCCAGCTGAACATGAAGTTCAACCGTTCGGCCAACGGCGCGTCCTACACCGGAGCCGTGCTGGTTCCGCTGAAGTACGACAGCATCTTCGCGGCGCCGACCCGCAAACCCGCCACGGGCACCTTCGAGTACCGGACCGTGTGGCGGCTCGGCAAGCCGCGGCTGGATGTCGAGGCAGGCGGCACTCGGCTCGGCGAGGCGGTCGTCCAGAGCGGATCGGACCTGTTCACCGGACGCAAGCGGATGTCCCTGGTGGACGCCGGCACCGGCAGCACTGCCGACTACGCCGGCAAGGACGTGACGGGCAAGGCGGTCGTCGTACGCCGCACGGCCGCGATCACCCCCGCCGAGCTGGCTCAGAACGCGCAGGACGCGGGCGCGAAGGCCCTGTTCGTCACCGATGAGGCGCCGGGGCGCCTGTCGGCCACGTTCTCCGGGGCCGACGGGGCGACACGTCCGCTGTACATCGCGACGGTGAACGCGGCGGACGGAGCGCGGCTCGTCGAGACTGCGCGGCTCCACCGGAGTGTCGAACTGACCGGCACCGAGAACACGCCGTACGTGTACGACCTCACCAAGGGTTACCCGGGGGCGATCCCCACCGACCTGACGTACCGCCCGGGCAAGAGTGAACTGGCCGTCGTGGACAACAAGTTCCACGCGACGAAGGCCGCGGACGGTGGCGAGTTCCGCTACTCGATCACCGATACCTTCCCGATCGGCATTGGCTTCCAGGAGAAGATCAAGTTCCCCGTGGAGCGCACCGACTACATCAGTGCCGGCCCCGACAACGGATGGCACGTCTCCATGTCGAACGGCCCGGGCGCCATCGAGCAGCGCACCGGCGTCGTGCACCACCGCGGCGGCACGCGCTCCGCGACCGACTGGTTCAAGCCGGTCTGGCACCCGTGGCTGGGCACCGGCCTCGGCTGGGGCCAGCAGCGCCTCGGCAACAACCTGCGGTTCAACACACCTGGCTGGGGTGACTCGGGACCGGACCACACCGGCTTCGGCGATGTGTGGAACGAGACCTCGATGACCCAGTTCACCGAGGTGTACGTGGACGGGGTGCGGGTCGACCGCAAGACCAGCTCGGGCGCGTACGCCCGGAACGTCAAGCCCACCGAACAGGACTTCAAGGTGGTCACGGACACCACCCTGGACCCGGACGTCTGGCGGCTCGCCACGAAGGGCCACTCCGAGTGGACCTTCAAGTCGTCCGCCACACCGACCGACCACTGGACGTTCCTGCCCATGCTCAACCTCGGGTTCGACGTCGACACCGACCTGCACGGTGATGTGCGGGCCGGGAGGCGGCTGGATCTCGGGATCTTCTCCGAGTACGTCAAGGGCGCGCCGGACACCGGGCGGATCACCGGCTCCACGCTGGAGGTCTCCTTCGACGACGGCGCGACATGGAAGTCCGTCGAACTCGACGGCGTGCGCGGCAAGTCCGCCACGTGGGCCGGCTCGGTCCGGGTGCCGAACGACGCCCAGTACATGTCCGTGCGGTCCTCGGCCTCGGACGACAAGGGCGGCTCGGTCAAGCAGGAGATCATCCGCGCGGTCGGCGTGCGGAAGTAG
- a CDS encoding universal stress protein, which produces MTSNLDHSEVLVGVDLNRPFHLPLVWAADEAHRRGLTVRLLLAVPPTHHGHHVDSTAQHLALRAHGDDSLAQAAARIHERHEDLEVVTELLDGMPAPLLCRHSRQARMIVLGTRELGRLAEFLSAGSVTVPVSAQAPCPVVVVREPEHITQQPPHVVVGVDGSPASDAAVAFAFEEAALRGAELRALLVRPSSMISFRESASAEPERLKLLTEAVAGPSAEYPDVHVTHEVARGHPVEELARASEDALAVVVGRRGQGGYTGMRLGSVVHGLLHRAHCPVITVPGPATVPAP; this is translated from the coding sequence ATGACCAGCAATCTGGACCACTCGGAAGTGCTCGTCGGTGTCGACCTGAACAGACCGTTCCATCTGCCGCTGGTCTGGGCGGCCGACGAGGCCCACCGCAGAGGACTGACCGTACGGCTCCTGTTGGCGGTCCCTCCGACCCACCACGGCCACCATGTGGACAGCACCGCACAGCATCTGGCCCTGCGCGCCCATGGAGACGACTCGCTCGCGCAGGCGGCAGCCCGTATCCACGAACGGCACGAGGACCTCGAGGTGGTCACCGAGCTGCTGGACGGAATGCCGGCCCCTCTGCTCTGCCGGCACAGCCGGCAGGCCCGCATGATCGTACTGGGGACGCGCGAGCTGGGCCGCCTCGCGGAATTCCTGAGCGCGGGTTCGGTGACCGTGCCGGTCAGTGCGCAGGCGCCCTGTCCGGTCGTCGTGGTGCGCGAGCCCGAGCACATCACCCAGCAGCCGCCCCACGTGGTCGTCGGAGTCGACGGCAGCCCGGCGTCGGACGCAGCTGTGGCTTTCGCCTTCGAGGAGGCCGCCCTGCGTGGCGCCGAACTCCGTGCCCTGCTGGTGCGGCCGTCGTCCATGATCTCTTTCAGGGAGTCGGCTTCGGCGGAGCCGGAGCGGCTCAAGCTGCTCACCGAAGCGGTCGCCGGGCCGTCCGCCGAGTACCCGGACGTGCACGTCACCCACGAGGTGGCGCGGGGGCACCCTGTGGAAGAGCTTGCCCGCGCCTCCGAGGACGCCCTGGCCGTCGTGGTCGGCCGACGAGGGCAGGGCGGATACACCGGCATGCGGCTCGGCTCGGTGGTTCATGGTCTGCTGCACCGGGCGCACTGCCCCGTCATCACCGTTCCGGGACCGGCAACCGTTCCCGCGCCGTGA